A single genomic interval of Camelina sativa cultivar DH55 chromosome 11, Cs, whole genome shotgun sequence harbors:
- the LOC104723177 gene encoding pentatricopeptide repeat-containing protein At4g18840-like, whose amino-acid sequence RTYATFRKLNQKKKKMIVVSSSSTLQVPILTFTERAKSLSEIKQAHAFMLKTGLFQDTYSASKLIAFAATQTNPEPNTVSYAHSILNRIDSPNGFTHNSVIRAYANSSTPEMALVVFRDMLLGPVFPDKYSFTFALKACAAFCGFEQGRQIHGLFMKSGLMTDVFVENTLVNVYARSGYFQIARKVLDEMPVRDAVSWNSLLSAYLAKGLVEEARALFDEMEERNVESWNFMISGYAAAGLVKEAKEIFDSMPGKDVVSWNAMVTAYAHVGCYDEVLEVFNEMLDSSTEEPDGFTLVNVLSACASLGSLSQGEWVHVYIDKHGIEIEGFLATALVDMYSKCGKIDKALEVFRATSKRDVSTWNSIISGLSVHGLGNDALEIFSEMVYEGFKPNGITFVGVLSACNHVGLLDQARKLFEMINSVYGVEPTIEHYGCMVDLLGRMGKIEEAEELVNEIPAEEASVLLESLLGACKRFGRLEQAERIANRLLELNPRESSGYVQMSNLYASNGRWDEVMEVRRKMRAVNVNKKPGCSMIEVDGVVHEFLAGEGLRID is encoded by the coding sequence CGGACATATGCAACATTTAGgaaactgaaccaaaaaaaaaaaaaaatgattgttgtTAGTTCATCATCAACTCTTCAAGTACCGATTCTGACATTTACAGAGAGAGCGAAATCTCTGTCGGAGATTAAACAAGCTCATGCCTTTATGCTCAAAACAGGTCTTTTTCAGGACACCTATTCCGCGAGCAAGCTTATCGCCTTTGCTGCAACCCAAACAAACCCAGAACCCAATACTGTCTCTTACGCTCACTCTATCCTCAATCGGATCGATAGCCCTAATGGGTTCACTCACAATTCCGTCATCAGGGCTTATGCTAATAGCTCTACCCCTGAGATGGCTCTAGTCGTGTTTCGTGATATGCTTCTCGGCCCTGTTTTCCCCGATAAGTACAGCTTCACGTTCGCGTTGAAAGCTTGTGCTGCGTTTTGTGGGTTTGAGCAAGGAAGGCAAATTCACGGTCTTTTTATGAAGAGTGGTCTGATGACTGATGTGTTTGTCGAGAATACTTTGGTTAACGTTTATGCGAGGAGCGGTTACTTCCAGATTGCGCGTAAAGTGCTCGACGAAATGCCTGTGAGAGATGCTGTTTCGTGGAACTCGTTGTTGAGTGCTTATCTTGCAAAGGGTTTGGTAGAAGAAGCTCGTGCGTTGTTTGATGAGATGGAGGAACGGAATGTGGAGTCTTGGAATTTTATGATTTCGGGTTATGCTGCTGCTGGTTTGGTTAAGGAAGCCAAGGAGATCTTCGACTCTATGCCGGGGAAAGATGTGGTTTCTTGGAACGCTATGGTGACTGCTTATGCACATGTGGGTTGCTACGACGAGGTGTTAGAGGTTTTCAATGAGATGCTGGATAGTTCCACAGAGGAACCAGATGGTTTTACTCTTGTTAATGTTTTATCTGCGTGTGCTAGTCTTGGATCCCTGAGTCAAGGTGAGTGGGTACATGTTTACATAGACAAGCATGGGATTGAGATTGAAGGGTTTTTGGCTACAGCTCTTGTGGATATGTATTCTAAATGTGGGAAGATTGATAAGGCTCTTGAAGTGTTTAGAGCTACTTCAAAGAGAGATGTCAGTACATGGAACTCGATCATCTCGGGTTTAAGCGTCCATGGTCTTGGAAATGATGCTTTAGAGATCTTCTCAGAGATGGTGTATGAAGGTTTTAAACCAAACGGTATCACATTTGTTGGTGTTCTGTCTGCCTGCAATCATGTAGGTTTGTTAGACCAGGCTCGCAAACTTTTTGAAATGATTAATAGTGTTTATGGGGTTGAGCCAACTATTGAACACTATGGTTGTATGGTGGATTTGCTTGGTCGGATGGGAAAAATTGAGGAAGCAGAGGAGCTTGTGAACGAGATTCCAGCAGAAGAGGCTTCGGTTTTACTAGAATCTCTCCTTGGTGCCTGTAAAAGGTTTGGAAGATTGGAACAAGCAGAGCGTATAGCAAATCGGTTACTGGAATTGAATCCACGTGAGAGTTCAGGTTATGTTCAGATGTCAAACTTGTATGCCTCTAATGGGAGATGGGATGAGGTTATGGAGgtgagaagaaagatgagagcAGTAAACGTAAACAAGAAGCCTGGATGCAGCATGATTGAAGTTGACGGGGTTGTCCATGAGTTCCTAGCTGGAGAAGGACTAAGAATCGACTAA
- the LOC104723176 gene encoding transcription repressor OFP5, which yields MMRWGRKKPVSSSSSSSYGLSRAPPVSWFSKLSGSSDLKPAKEKKQDDEASQTMSTKSSLSSTKRRNDISESRKSFQRVQIEKENAATRSADRESNEKFEEIMSSVRKKVRDFKRETCGFLEVEAMDRDKGTVIMTPRIQVNRDKQRCERRDQRLLEQKPKRSEQDVEVKAKKPARRTGTGSYSKEDSMNLGHTVTKSAPQWQKLKEVKLREVKLKADQQRKSLYLKRELNRLGAKENNKVRVFSPRASEKCRVKAIEDLKKAKLRAREHEILIETADGGMENESFAVVKCSSDPQKDFRDSMIEMIMENGINHPEELKELLVCYLRLNTNEYHDMIIHVFQQVHNDMNFH from the coding sequence ATGATGAGATGGGGAAGGAAGAAacctgtttcttcttcatcttcttcttcttacgggTTGTCTCGTGCTCCTCCTGtttcttggttttcaaagttaagCGGTTCTTCTGACTTGAAACctgcaaaagagaagaagcaagatgaTGAAGCTAGCCAGACCATGTCTACAAAATCTTCCTTAAGTTCTACTAAACGTCGGAATGATATTAGTGAGAGCAGAAAAAGCTTTCAGAGAGTACAAATAGAAAAGGAGAACGCTGCAACAAGATCAGCAGATAGGGAGTCCAATGAGAAGTTTGAAGAGATAATGAGCAGTGTAAGGAAGAAAGTAAGAGACTTCAAAAGAGAGACGTGTGGCTTTCTGGAAGTAGAGGCAATGGATAGAGACAAAGGAACTGTGATCATGACGCCAAGAATTCAGGTGAACAGAGATAAGCAGAGATGTGAGAGACGTGACCAAAGGCTTCTCGAACAAAAGCCAAAGAGATCAGAACAAGATGTAGAGGTCAAGGCGAAAAAACCAGCGAGAAGGACAGGTACAGGAAGTTACAGTAAAGAGGATTCCATGAATCTTGGTCATACTGTAACAAAATCAGCTCCTCAATGGCAAAAGCTCAAGGAAGTAAAACTAAGAGAAGTGAAGCTGAAGGCTGACCAACAGAGAAAATCTCTGTACCTAAAAAGGGAGCTAAACAGATTAggagcaaaagaaaacaacaaggtTAGAGTGTTTTCACCAAGAGCATCTGAAAAATGCAGAGTTAAAGCTATCGAAGACTTGAAGAAGGCTAAACTGAGAGCACGGGAGCACGAGATTCTGATAGAAACAGCAGATGGAGGAATGGAGAACGAAAGCTTTGCAGTAGTGAAATGCTCGAGCGATCCTCAGAAGGATTTTAGAGATTCAATGATTGAAATGATCATGGAGAATGGTATCAACCACCCTGAAGAACTCAAAGAGCTTCTGGTTTGTTATCTCAGACTCAATACCAATGAATATCATGATATGATCATCCATGTGTTTCAGCAAGTGCATAATGATAtgaattttcattaa